The Bacillus vallismortis genome window below encodes:
- a CDS encoding bifunctional GNAT family N-acetyltransferase/carbon-nitrogen hydrolase family protein: MSEKLDLSRFEKKMAIRNIEEKDIDKIIDLQKDCFPGMDPWKREHLISHLEHFPEGQFCAEFEGEIIGSCSSLLINFDEYDDRHTWQDITDDGYITNHNPDGLNMYGIEVMVHPEYRRMKIGHRLYEARKDLARRLNLKSIIIGGRIPNFHKYADEMTAREYVEQVTRHQIYDPVLSFQLMNGFTLMRINPNYLPDDTASIKYATLMEWNNVDYLPQQTKRYYKSAFPVRICVIQYEMKKIYSFEEFANQVEYYVDVASDARSDFAVFPEIFTTQLMSFLEERSPSLAVQRITEYTEDYISLFTDLAVKYNVNIIGGSHFVEEEDKIYNIAYLFRRDGTIEKQYKLHITPNERKWWGISAGDQVRVFDTDCGKIAIQICYDIEFPELARIAADKGAKIIFTPFCTEDRQGYLRVRYCSQARAVENQIYTVISGTVGNLPQTENMDIQYAQSGIFAPSDFEFARDGIVGETNPNIEMVVIGDVDLEILRRQRQNGTVRQLKDRRRDIYHIQYKK; the protein is encoded by the coding sequence TTGTCTGAGAAATTAGATTTGAGCCGTTTTGAAAAGAAAATGGCCATTCGCAATATCGAAGAGAAAGATATCGACAAGATTATTGATCTTCAAAAGGACTGTTTTCCGGGGATGGACCCTTGGAAGCGGGAGCATTTAATCAGCCACTTGGAGCATTTTCCCGAAGGGCAGTTTTGTGCAGAATTCGAAGGTGAAATAATCGGTTCGTGCTCAAGCCTCCTGATTAATTTTGATGAATATGATGACCGCCATACGTGGCAGGACATTACAGATGACGGTTATATCACCAATCATAATCCTGATGGCTTGAATATGTACGGCATTGAGGTCATGGTTCATCCGGAATACAGACGAATGAAGATCGGCCATCGTTTGTATGAGGCGAGAAAGGACTTGGCCAGACGTTTAAATCTGAAAAGCATTATCATAGGCGGACGGATTCCGAACTTTCACAAATATGCAGATGAAATGACGGCGAGAGAGTATGTTGAGCAGGTGACACGCCACCAAATTTACGATCCGGTCCTATCTTTTCAGCTGATGAATGGTTTTACCCTTATGCGGATTAACCCGAATTATCTCCCGGACGATACAGCTTCGATCAAGTATGCGACGTTGATGGAATGGAATAATGTCGATTATCTTCCTCAGCAGACAAAACGCTATTATAAATCGGCGTTTCCTGTGAGAATTTGTGTTATCCAATACGAAATGAAGAAAATTTATTCCTTTGAGGAATTTGCCAATCAAGTAGAATACTATGTCGATGTCGCTTCAGATGCGCGATCTGATTTTGCTGTGTTTCCGGAAATTTTTACAACCCAGCTGATGTCTTTCCTTGAGGAACGGTCACCGAGCTTGGCGGTTCAGAGAATTACCGAGTATACAGAAGATTACATCAGCTTATTTACTGATTTGGCTGTGAAGTATAATGTCAACATCATCGGCGGGTCGCATTTTGTCGAAGAGGAAGACAAGATTTACAATATCGCTTACTTGTTCAGACGGGACGGAACGATCGAGAAGCAATACAAACTTCATATTACGCCGAATGAACGCAAATGGTGGGGAATCAGCGCAGGAGACCAGGTTCGCGTGTTTGATACGGACTGCGGAAAAATCGCGATTCAGATCTGTTATGACATAGAATTTCCTGAGCTCGCCCGGATTGCGGCGGATAAAGGCGCAAAAATCATTTTTACGCCATTTTGTACAGAAGACCGCCAAGGATACTTGCGTGTCAGATACTGTTCGCAGGCAAGAGCGGTTGAAAATCAAATTTATACGGTCATCTCCGGGACGGTTGGAAACCTTCCGCAAACGGAAAATATGGATATCCAATACGCTCAGTCAGGCATCTTCGCACCATCCGATTTTGAATTCGCCAGAGACGGCATTGTCGGTGAAACAAATCCGAATATCGAAATGGTCGTCATCGGTGATGTTGATCTTGAAATTCTCAGAAGACAGCGCCAAAACGGTACGGTGCGCCAGCTAAAAGACAGACGGCGTGATATTTATCATATTCAATATAAAAAATAA
- a CDS encoding MepB family protein — translation MNEFYKALTYVNKLFYEPNHLTITAIREEAQNSDYGAGVFQLHSKSVRFRVAKITSNKIGQFVTFWEKDKDNKNQAFSYEKATDLLVINTFTSNNNFGQFVFPKEVLVKQNILKTATTKGKMAIRVYPRWETPTSKQAIETQKWQLTYFVEVNNTNRFSVQELLKLYSN, via the coding sequence GTGAATGAATTTTACAAGGCATTAACATATGTAAATAAATTGTTTTATGAACCAAATCACTTAACTATAACTGCTATTCGAGAAGAAGCTCAAAATTCAGATTATGGGGCTGGTGTGTTTCAACTACATTCAAAATCAGTTAGATTTAGAGTCGCAAAAATAACATCTAACAAGATAGGACAATTTGTTACTTTTTGGGAAAAAGATAAAGATAATAAAAACCAAGCTTTTTCATATGAAAAGGCTACTGATTTATTGGTTATCAATACGTTTACTAGTAATAATAATTTTGGACAATTCGTTTTTCCAAAAGAAGTTCTTGTAAAACAAAATATCCTTAAAACAGCCACTACAAAAGGAAAAATGGCAATTAGAGTTTACCCTAGATGGGAAACCCCCACTAGTAAACAAGCTATCGAAACACAAAAATGGCAGTTAACATATTTTGTTGAGGTGAACAATACAAATCGTTTTTCAGTGCAAGAACTATTAAAGCTATATTCTAACTAA
- a CDS encoding HAD family hydrolase produces the protein MIKALIFDFDGLILDTETHEYEVLQEIFEEHGSVLPLSVWGKVIGTAAGFQPFKYLEEQIGQKLNHEELTKLRRERFTKRMETEKARPGVEAYLNAAKDLGLKVGLASSSDYKWVSGHLKQIGLFDDFEVIQTADDVEEVKPNPELYVLAAKNLGVSPSECLAFEDSVNGSIAAKRAGMKCVIVPNKVTGTLMFEDYDHRLESMAEMELALLLDQLNAQH, from the coding sequence GTGATTAAAGCGTTAATTTTTGATTTTGACGGGCTTATTCTCGATACAGAAACACACGAATATGAAGTCCTTCAGGAAATATTTGAGGAACATGGCTCGGTCCTTCCGCTATCCGTCTGGGGAAAGGTCATCGGAACAGCCGCGGGATTTCAGCCTTTTAAATATTTAGAAGAGCAGATCGGCCAAAAGCTGAACCATGAAGAGCTGACAAAACTGAGAAGAGAGCGGTTTACGAAACGCATGGAAACAGAAAAAGCGAGACCGGGTGTCGAAGCGTATTTGAATGCGGCAAAGGATTTAGGCTTAAAAGTAGGCCTTGCCTCCAGCTCTGACTATAAATGGGTGTCCGGCCATTTGAAGCAAATCGGCCTGTTTGATGATTTTGAGGTCATTCAAACGGCGGATGATGTGGAAGAGGTGAAGCCGAATCCCGAGCTGTATGTATTGGCGGCAAAGAACCTTGGGGTATCGCCATCTGAATGTCTGGCGTTCGAGGATTCTGTCAATGGTTCGATTGCTGCGAAAAGGGCGGGGATGAAGTGTGTCATTGTCCCGAATAAAGTGACTGGTACCTTGATGTTTGAAGACTATGATCACAGGCTTGAATCAATGGCGGAGATGGAGCTCGCCCTATTGCTTGATCAACTGAACGCACAACACTAA
- a CDS encoding CBS domain-containing protein, which produces MSSVKNTMTTQVATVSPNQTIQEAASLMNQYNVGAIPVVDQGVLKGMLTDRDIALRTTAHGRDGQTPVSEVMSTDLISGHPNMSLEDASQLMAQHQIRRLPIVDQNNLVGIVALGDLAVNQMSNESAGVALTNISHQNIH; this is translated from the coding sequence ATGAGTTCAGTTAAAAATACAATGACAACGCAGGTGGCAACCGTTTCTCCGAATCAAACGATTCAGGAAGCGGCTTCTCTCATGAACCAGTATAACGTCGGGGCGATTCCTGTTGTAGATCAAGGTGTTTTAAAAGGAATGCTGACTGACCGCGACATTGCATTAAGAACTACAGCTCACGGCCGAGATGGCCAGACACCCGTTTCAGAAGTGATGTCAACAGACCTCATATCAGGTCATCCTAATATGAGCCTGGAAGACGCGTCGCAGCTGATGGCCCAGCACCAAATCCGCCGCCTTCCTATTGTAGATCAAAACAATCTAGTCGGGATCGTTGCGCTTGGAGACCTGGCAGTCAATCAGATGTCGAACGAGTCTGCGGGAGTAGCGCTGACAAACATTTCTCATCAAAACATTCATTAA